A genomic region of Gemmata massiliana contains the following coding sequences:
- a CDS encoding phage portal protein, whose protein sequence is MASLPRYMRPLADREPARATPAPSAPPPAPSDERGKVGKPAHVRARYDAAGTSDENRNHWANADGMSPNAANSPAVRQILRNRSRYESQNNGYCKGLLRTRRNDVIGTGPRLQAALPDSFTYYDIDFGTLTADVPAGAASAVERKWVEWCDRIGLADKLRVLVETGDRDGETFAVMVNNPGLPADGPQLDVRLYEADQVTTPDLWWNDPLAVDGIRFDAHGNPVEYHFLRAHPGDLIGKALTYDRVPASAVFHWYDPDRPNQARGIPATTPALPLYAQIRRYTLAALTSAEVGATISGVMKTRGMSPEYQPATDANGAAPTRPRFDRVELERGALLTLPEGWEADAFDPKQPVAGYGEFKREILTESGAALNAPRNISTKSSSEYNYSSARLDHIPYRAEVAIIRDRLRRHILDRLFRAWLKEAVLIPGYLPAKVPPAALWSLSWQWDGVPSIDPVKDATADDIGLKNGTKTLSDVLADRGKSWEEHLRQKAREITLARKLEKENGLAPGTLYPLTPSTGTAPQPVEEPADAEPTAAA, encoded by the coding sequence ATGGCTTCACTCCCGCGCTACATGCGGCCCCTGGCCGATCGGGAGCCCGCGCGCGCCACTCCCGCGCCGTCCGCGCCCCCGCCCGCCCCGTCCGACGAGCGGGGCAAGGTCGGGAAGCCCGCGCACGTGCGCGCGCGTTACGACGCGGCCGGCACGAGTGACGAGAACCGGAACCACTGGGCGAACGCGGACGGGATGAGCCCGAACGCGGCGAACTCCCCGGCCGTGCGCCAGATCCTGCGCAACCGGTCCCGGTACGAATCGCAGAACAACGGGTACTGCAAGGGGTTACTGCGGACCCGGCGGAACGACGTGATCGGGACCGGCCCGCGCCTGCAGGCCGCGCTCCCGGATTCGTTCACGTACTACGACATCGACTTCGGTACCCTCACGGCGGACGTGCCCGCGGGTGCCGCTTCCGCGGTCGAGCGCAAGTGGGTCGAGTGGTGCGACCGCATCGGGCTCGCGGACAAGCTCCGCGTCCTCGTGGAAACCGGGGACCGGGACGGCGAAACGTTCGCGGTCATGGTGAACAACCCGGGGCTCCCGGCGGACGGCCCGCAGCTCGACGTGCGGTTGTACGAAGCGGACCAGGTGACCACGCCGGATTTGTGGTGGAACGACCCGCTTGCGGTGGACGGGATTCGGTTCGACGCGCACGGGAACCCGGTCGAGTATCACTTCCTGCGCGCGCACCCGGGTGACCTGATCGGGAAGGCGCTCACTTACGATCGGGTGCCCGCGTCGGCCGTGTTCCACTGGTACGATCCGGACCGCCCGAACCAGGCCCGGGGCATCCCCGCGACCACGCCCGCGCTCCCGCTGTACGCACAGATTCGCCGGTACACGCTCGCGGCGCTCACCTCGGCCGAGGTCGGGGCCACGATCTCGGGCGTGATGAAGACCCGGGGCATGTCGCCCGAGTACCAACCGGCGACCGACGCGAACGGGGCCGCACCCACGCGCCCCCGGTTCGACCGCGTGGAACTCGAGCGCGGCGCGCTGCTCACGCTCCCCGAGGGGTGGGAGGCGGACGCATTCGACCCGAAGCAACCAGTGGCCGGGTACGGGGAGTTCAAGCGCGAGATCCTGACCGAGAGCGGGGCCGCGCTGAACGCGCCGCGCAACATCAGCACCAAGAGCAGCTCCGAGTACAACTACTCGTCGGCCCGGCTCGACCACATCCCGTACCGGGCCGAGGTCGCGATCATCCGCGACCGGTTGCGCCGGCACATCCTCGATCGCCTGTTCCGCGCGTGGCTGAAGGAGGCGGTGCTGATCCCGGGGTACCTCCCGGCGAAGGTGCCCCCGGCCGCGTTGTGGTCCCTGTCGTGGCAGTGGGACGGGGTGCCCTCGATCGACCCGGTTAAGGACGCCACGGCCGACGACATCGGGCTCAAGAACGGCACCAAGACACTTTCGGACGTGCTCGCCGACCGCGGCAAGAGCTGGGAAGAGCACCTGCGCCAGAAGGCGCGGGAAATCACGTTGGCCCGGAAGCTCGAGAAGGAGAACGGGCTCGCCCCGGGCACGTTGTACCCGCTCACCCCGAGCACCGGGACCGCCCCCCAACCCGTCGAGGAGCCGGCCGATGCCGAACCGACAGCAGCGGCGTAA
- a CDS encoding phage major capsid protein, whose protein sequence is MPNRQQRRKAVSVARRETRQIKAAVTAARAVAGSIPKTVPPQRISGRAAPVAITGAEAPTADQPARFEMVAYTGEAMRIGCYGDPVIVDLETADLSEPLIPALYDHWAHLSDIVGQVEGLAIENKELVARGRFTPIAPDPSGRGGNRAGEVLALARQGYQWQASVGADPAQVVKIEAGAVGVANWGREYPGPCVIGRGCKFREMSFVVLGGDRKTRVLAARDRTSNRLKPIRGSAMPTFEEWLAALGFPDASALDATQSANLKLMYQGEYPDGDAGDAETEPATEPPPVEPVTAAAQRPAIRATGRANMIAASNRAYAANVERVERINAIHAEHGCPQIDAGGGRMVSLAAHAIRSNWDVSRTELAAIRASRPNPEPNRTRDTDANRLQAATVEAAILITAGFSADRVGLWVASSDRERVMNEAVGSRFRGYSLHAVMDETIRAAGHHFHGSRKSDDFIRAALDADRMIRASQGFTTVSLSNVLGNTANKAMNAAYEAQAVAWKLIAAVRSHSDFKAVTRVRLDSTGAFKKVGQDGELKHVGLSEGAYTNQLATFGAIIALTRQMMINDDLQAFLEIPRLLGRMSALRIEELVFVTLLSNPGSFFSGGNGNLLTGAGSAFGVAALTASEAAFDNQVDSNGKPILTVPDRVLVPTTLKTPAAIMYKDTTLVTTTDTQLYSADNPHAGKYQPVVSPYLNNTAIKDQDGAAITGQSSTAWYQFANPAVRAAIAVAFLNGQETPTIQDAETDFSTLGRQWRAFHDFGVGMEDTTAVVKNAGA, encoded by the coding sequence ATGCCGAACCGACAGCAGCGGCGTAAGGCCGTGAGCGTGGCCCGTCGCGAGACCCGCCAGATCAAGGCCGCGGTTACGGCCGCGCGTGCGGTCGCGGGCTCGATCCCGAAGACGGTTCCGCCCCAGCGCATCAGCGGGCGGGCCGCACCGGTCGCGATCACCGGGGCCGAGGCGCCGACCGCGGACCAGCCGGCCCGGTTCGAGATGGTGGCGTACACCGGTGAGGCCATGCGCATCGGGTGTTACGGCGATCCGGTGATCGTGGACCTGGAGACCGCGGACCTGAGCGAACCGCTCATTCCGGCCCTTTACGACCACTGGGCGCACCTGTCGGACATCGTGGGCCAGGTCGAGGGGCTCGCGATCGAGAACAAGGAACTCGTGGCGCGCGGGCGGTTCACGCCGATCGCGCCGGACCCGAGCGGGCGCGGGGGCAACCGGGCCGGTGAGGTGCTCGCGCTCGCGCGCCAGGGGTACCAGTGGCAGGCCAGCGTGGGCGCGGACCCCGCGCAGGTGGTGAAGATCGAGGCCGGGGCCGTGGGCGTGGCCAACTGGGGCCGCGAGTACCCGGGGCCGTGTGTGATCGGCCGCGGGTGCAAGTTCCGCGAAATGTCGTTCGTGGTTCTGGGCGGGGACCGCAAAACACGCGTGTTGGCCGCCCGGGACCGTACCAGCAACCGACTCAAACCCATTCGAGGGTCCGCAATGCCGACGTTTGAAGAGTGGCTCGCCGCGCTCGGGTTCCCGGACGCGAGCGCCCTGGACGCGACCCAGAGCGCGAACCTGAAGCTCATGTACCAGGGCGAGTACCCGGACGGGGACGCCGGGGACGCCGAGACCGAACCCGCGACGGAACCGCCCCCGGTGGAACCCGTTACGGCCGCCGCGCAGCGCCCCGCGATCCGCGCGACCGGGCGAGCAAACATGATTGCGGCGTCGAACCGGGCTTATGCGGCGAACGTGGAGCGCGTCGAGCGCATTAACGCGATCCACGCCGAGCACGGGTGCCCGCAGATCGACGCCGGGGGCGGGCGCATGGTGTCGTTGGCGGCCCACGCGATCCGCTCGAATTGGGACGTGTCCCGCACCGAACTGGCCGCGATCCGCGCGAGCCGCCCGAACCCGGAGCCGAACCGGACCCGGGACACCGACGCGAACCGGTTGCAGGCCGCGACCGTCGAGGCCGCGATCCTCATCACGGCCGGGTTCAGCGCGGACCGGGTGGGGCTGTGGGTCGCGTCGTCGGACCGCGAACGGGTGATGAACGAGGCGGTGGGCTCGCGGTTCCGCGGGTACTCGCTCCACGCGGTCATGGACGAGACCATTCGCGCGGCCGGGCACCACTTCCACGGGTCGCGCAAGTCGGACGACTTCATTCGCGCCGCGCTCGACGCGGACCGGATGATCCGCGCGAGCCAGGGGTTCACCACGGTGAGCCTCTCGAACGTGCTCGGGAACACCGCGAACAAGGCCATGAACGCGGCTTACGAGGCCCAGGCGGTCGCGTGGAAGCTGATCGCGGCCGTGCGCAGTCACAGCGACTTCAAGGCCGTGACCCGGGTGCGCCTGGACAGCACCGGGGCGTTCAAGAAGGTCGGTCAGGACGGGGAGCTGAAACACGTCGGGCTGTCCGAGGGCGCGTACACGAACCAGCTCGCGACGTTCGGGGCCATCATCGCGCTGACCCGGCAGATGATGATTAACGACGACCTGCAGGCGTTCCTGGAAATCCCCCGGCTGCTCGGGCGCATGAGCGCGCTGCGGATCGAGGAGCTGGTGTTCGTGACGCTGCTCTCGAACCCGGGGAGCTTCTTCAGCGGGGGTAACGGGAACCTGTTGACCGGGGCCGGGTCCGCGTTCGGGGTGGCCGCGCTGACCGCGTCGGAAGCGGCGTTCGACAACCAGGTGGACAGCAACGGGAAGCCGATCCTCACGGTCCCGGACCGGGTGCTCGTGCCGACCACGCTGAAGACCCCGGCCGCGATCATGTACAAGGACACGACGCTCGTCACCACGACGGACACCCAACTGTACAGCGCGGACAACCCGCACGCGGGCAAGTACCAGCCCGTGGTGAGCCCGTACCTGAACAACACCGCGATCAAGGACCAGGACGGGGCCGCGATCACCGGGCAAAGCTCCACGGCGTGGTACCAGTTCGCGAACCCGGCGGTCCGGGCCGCGATCGCGGTGGCGTTCCTCAACGGCCAGGAGACCCCGACGATCCAGGACGCGGAGACCGACTTCTCGACCCTCGGGCGCCAGTGGCGCGCGTTCCACGATTTCGGGGTGGGGATGGAAGACACGACCGCGGTCGTGAAGAACGCCGGCGCCTAA
- a CDS encoding DUF2190 family protein — protein MPFEARYLHGTPVMVDHTPGSAIAAGVVVVTNDTPRVAHLDLPANALGALASGGGVYEMVGDGAIAADKKVYWDSTNRKVTLTASTFKIFGVTVTACAANNGLCQVRHDPGA, from the coding sequence ATGCCCTTTGAAGCTCGTTACTTGCACGGCACCCCGGTCATGGTGGACCACACCCCCGGGTCCGCGATCGCGGCCGGTGTGGTGGTCGTCACCAACGATACCCCGCGCGTGGCCCACCTGGACCTGCCCGCGAACGCGCTCGGCGCGCTGGCGAGCGGGGGCGGGGTGTACGAGATGGTCGGGGACGGGGCGATTGCGGCCGACAAGAAGGTCTATTGGGATTCGACCAACCGCAAGGTCACGCTCACCGCGAGCACGTTCAAGATCTTCGGCGTCACGGTGACCGCGTGCGCCGCGAACAACGGGCTGTGCCAGGTGCGCCACGATCCGGGCGCGTAG